GTGGTTCATCTGGTAAATCCATGATTTTTCTATACGTAAACTTCTCTTCAAAATAATTTATTTCATAAATTTCACCATAATTTATTGATAAGTGCGCCAATCCCTCTAGAAAATAAATTTTCCCATTTAGTGTAAAAATAGAAATAATATTTCCTTCTTTAATTTTGATTTCTTCTTTGCCTTCTTTATAAATTAATTTTCCTCCCCATTCGCCGTTATTAGAACCAATTAAGACTCCATTGTTGAATTTAAGCTCGGAATTTGTGCCTTTAGGTGTTGGAAACACCTCTATTTTATTATTTTGGAGTCTAATTGATGTGTCTTTTGAATAGTTAAGGTTTTGATGTTCTTTGCTATTCGCTTTTGGAATGTTAGTCTGCTTGTAGTTTTTAGGTAATTGAATCTTGGATTGAGGACAAACATTCGTAGATATGAATAGAATCAATATTGTTATAATTATGTTTTTCATTGAAAGATTTTTTTGATGAAATATTTAATTAATCTACAGGAAAAGTAAATCCTGCTGCAAAAACGCCGTTAGATTGTTTGGCTGCGGGATGAAAGTAACCCGAAAGTGCCAGTTCTATATTATTTTTTCGTCCTACGGCTAGACCAATACTGAAAGGAATATGCATTAAAACATCGTTTTTGTCAAAATTTGTTGATGGAGTAAAGGTTTGAAATGATCCTATTGAAGCACCAATACCACCTTCTATAAAAGGAGCAACCCACGGAATTGGAGCACAAAAACGAACTTTTCCTCCAACTAAAAGAGCCCGAGTTGTTACTTTATATAGAGGCTGGTCTAGAAGAGGAGGCTGATTTTTATCAATTTTTGTAGAGATTGTAGCTGCATAAGATCTTAAGCCAAACCATGATTTTATTCCGAAAATGTATTCTGCTTGTAAATAAAGACCACTGTCCATAACATCCAATTCATCTTGGTTTCCATAATCTTCAATATAGTAAGAACTGCTGCTCGCAAAACCTATTGAGGCTTTAATAGATTGACCTACTCTCGGTTGGGCATTTGTAAAATTTGAAATGAGTATAATAAAAAGAAAATAAGTAGATAAACTGCGTAAAGTTAAGGTCATATAGTTTTTTGGTTTTGTTAATTGGTTGCAACTAAAATAAAACTTTAAACTTCTGGTTCGATTAGAATTTTTACTTTTTCTTATTATTTCTTAATAGCCTTTTTTCTTCACCTTCTAATTTTCTCTGTATCTTTTTCACATCTTCTGCAGGGGATAAATTTTCAGGAGTAATGCCTCTTTTTGTAAGCATATCTCTAACCGCTATATTATTGTCAATATGTTCTGTTTCTATTTTGTTTTGTCCTTTCAGATCTTTACTTTGGACATTTAAGCCTGTCATTTCTGTCGCTAAATCCTTCACTTTTATACTTATGGTGGGTAAAAAGTCAGCAACTGGTCTGTTTTCTGGAATGCCCATTTTCTTTTTTAGCATGTTTGTGCTTAATTTGAAAAGTGCTTGATCGCCTTTGCTTCGAATAGATGCAAATCCTTGGCTATCAACACCTCTTTCGTACAATATGCCGGATAATTGTTTTTCTGTCTGACTCAGTTTTTCTCTAGCTTTTATTCTTTCAAATTCTAAAAGACGTTGTTCGACTTTTTCAGCTTTTCGAGTTTGAACGGCAAAATAATTTTGTGCAAATGCTATTTGTTCTTTTCGGCTATCTCCATTCTGAGCGATAAGATAAGAAGCATATCTCGTTAGAGCGATATCATTTATGGATCTTTCAGAATTTGATCCAATTTCGACCATTTTCCTGATGTCGGGAAAATGGTTAGAAATGTCTTCACCAGCATTTTCGCAGGCATCTTTAGCCTTTTGTATTACTTTTTCAAAATTTTCCCATTTGCTATAACCAAGCAACACTTGTAAATCTCGCGCACTCCAGCATTCGATACCTTCTATTTCAGATGTAGCAGATTCAAATTTCTCGAACTATGTTTTTATTTCTTCAGATTTCATAGAATTGAAATTTAAATGTAAAACAAAAATATTAAATAAATAATTTAAAAAGTAAGATATTTCGTCTTTTTTTATGCTTGAGTTGGAAACAAATCAAAAAAACTACCCAGTTTTTCAACTAAGTAGCTTTCTAAAATGAAAAAAAACAATGATATTAAATTCCTTTCATTTTAATTTGTGATAAAGTATTTTGAATACTATTTAATTGTTTGGAAACAACATAAATTTGACTGTGTTCCAATTCATTATCATCGAGTGCTTTTTTGTATTTTTCAATGGCAGCTTCTTCTCCAGTAATACAGGCGTTGATGATGGCTTCAGGATCTCCATCAGTAAAGGATGATTTGATGTCAATCCAAGTTCTGTGTAAAGCTCCTAACGGACCTCCGCCAGAAGTGTCTGTTGATTTTCCGAGTTTATTGATTTCGTCTTGTAATTCTACAATAAATAAGGCTCTTTCGCGTGCGTATTCCAGAAAATCAGTTTTCATTGCCGCGTTGTTTACATGTTCGGCCGCGTTTGTATATCCTAATTTTCCATCTTCAAGAATTGAAATTAATCCTTCCAGAGTTTTAACTGCTTCTTTTGTGGTTTCATCTGTATGTATCATGACGTAATAGTTTTTAAATTAATACATTACAAAGTTGACAATTTATTAAGAGTTATGTTTTACAGTATTATGATTGAGTTTTTACAATATTGTAGAATGGGAATTTTGAAACTTATATTTTATGTTTCCCGCAGATTTTGGAGATTTAGCTGATTTTTTCTTTTGGAAATGAATTTTCTCGTTTTACGGTTTGCGTGAGGGATAGGAGTGAAAAGCCCACAGCCGTGAGGAACGAACAGGCGAGGACTTGTAACGGATAGCCCGACCCGGAGGGACACGCCCAAAATAAGCCCATAAAAAAACAGCTTAAAGTATAAAAGTGATGAAACTTTTGAACCTTAAGCCGTTTTAATAAAATTTAAAATATTGTTTTATGCAGTCAAAGCTTCTTTGATTCTGCGTAATGCTTCTTTTAAAATATCGTTGCTTGTTGCGTAAGAGAAACGAATACAGTTTGGATTTCCGAAAGCATCTCCAGTTACTGTTGCTACATTTGCCTCAGCTAAAAGATACATTGAAACATCGTTTGCATCTTTAATTTCGTGTCCTTTTAAAGTTTTTCCGAAGAAAGAAGAAACGTCTGGGAATACGTAGAAAGCACCTTCTGGAACGTTGATTTTTACACCT
This portion of the Flavobacterium panacagri genome encodes:
- a CDS encoding ferritin-like domain-containing protein, producing MIHTDETTKEAVKTLEGLISILEDGKLGYTNAAEHVNNAAMKTDFLEYARERALFIVELQDEINKLGKSTDTSGGGPLGALHRTWIDIKSSFTDGDPEAIINACITGEEAAIEKYKKALDDNELEHSQIYVVSKQLNSIQNTLSQIKMKGI